In Bacillus toyonensis BCT-7112, a single window of DNA contains:
- a CDS encoding RapH N-terminal domain-containing protein: MNVQLQGNEQITKLFNDWYLAMLKQDVSQATNLKHEIEEKELNFEEDENLALYHSLLEFRHKVLTDSLSISKDSFDKIDSYVISSNHPLSYYYHFFKGIYATLTTDYNIASEHYEQAKLLLVNNTDNLEHAEFYYRMAIFHYHFYQPIESIEYATKAKEIFDKQTGYEVKVGLCKNTLGASFVYLKQYEQAEEQYNSAIHLLQKSNEKELILSVRNNLGWLYASQNLSTLAIRHLSEVTEKKPTHFKALFLQAREHSKLDETIIAEGLIQKGLKICTELNNEEYIYHFKILNELNNNVGSEELETIILKGITFFDKELLYNYTQEYSEKLAVKFYSENNHIKASEYFHKALQAKEKTFEKGALK; this comes from the coding sequence ATGAACGTTCAACTACAAGGTAATGAACAAATTACAAAATTATTTAATGACTGGTATTTGGCTATGCTAAAACAAGATGTATCCCAAGCGACAAACTTAAAGCATGAAATTGAGGAAAAGGAACTAAACTTCGAGGAAGATGAAAATTTAGCATTATATCATTCCTTACTAGAGTTTCGACATAAAGTTTTGACAGATAGTTTAAGTATTTCAAAAGATAGCTTTGATAAAATAGATTCTTACGTAATCTCATCCAATCATCCACTGTCTTACTACTATCACTTCTTTAAAGGCATTTATGCAACTTTAACCACAGACTATAACATAGCTAGCGAACATTATGAACAGGCTAAGTTATTATTAGTAAATAACACTGATAATCTAGAGCATGCTGAATTTTATTATCGAATGGCGATTTTCCATTATCACTTTTACCAACCAATTGAATCCATTGAATATGCAACTAAAGCTAAAGAGATTTTCGATAAACAAACTGGCTACGAAGTTAAAGTTGGATTATGTAAAAATACATTAGGTGCCTCATTTGTATATTTAAAACAATATGAACAAGCGGAAGAACAATATAATTCAGCAATACACCTTTTACAAAAATCTAATGAAAAAGAATTAATTTTAAGTGTACGTAATAATTTGGGTTGGTTATATGCGAGTCAAAACCTCTCCACACTCGCAATCCGTCACCTATCAGAAGTAACTGAAAAGAAGCCTACACATTTCAAAGCTCTCTTCTTGCAAGCAAGAGAACACTCTAAACTAGATGAAACAATTATCGCTGAAGGATTAATCCAAAAAGGGTTAAAAATTTGTACGGAATTAAATAATGAAGAATATATATATCATTTTAAAATTCTAAACGAACTAAATAATAATGTTGGTTCTGAAGAATTAGAAACAATTATTCTTAAAGGAATTACGTTTTTCGACAAAGAATTATTATATAACTACACTCAAGAATACTCAGAAAAATTAGCTGTTAAATTTTATAGTGAAAATAACCACATTAAGGCAAGTGAATATTTTCATAAAGCGTTACAAGCAAAAGAAAAAACGTTTGAGAAAGGGGCATTGAAATGA
- a CDS encoding Phr family secreted Rap phosphatase inhibitor: MIKKISSVFLGLSVFGILATGIHSSFTYQAGHADLPAPQRPDLVQSVGVSTDYNSTTTEKAL; the protein is encoded by the coding sequence ATGATAAAAAAAATTAGCTCTGTTTTTTTAGGACTATCTGTTTTCGGTATTTTGGCTACTGGTATTCATAGTTCATTTACATACCAAGCGGGTCATGCTGATCTTCCTGCACCACAAAGACCTGACCTTGTTCAATCCGTTGGCGTAAGTACAGACTACAACTCAACAACAACTGAAAAAGCACTTTAA
- a CDS encoding FMN-binding negative transcriptional regulator produces MYIPKYFAIQDEEMKYETIEQNSFATLFSQHNGEPYATHLPLLLNRETLTLYGHFARPNAQWKDSENQQVLAIFQGPHSYISPSWYETNKAVPTWNYVAVHVYGELEVVEDKQELLNSLQDLVHKYEDPQSTYSLDDVDPDYMAGLSKGIVGFKIKINKIEGKAKLSQNHSIERRNLVVEKLEKVGSEGSKRIAELMRK; encoded by the coding sequence ATGTACATACCAAAATATTTTGCAATACAAGATGAAGAGATGAAGTACGAAACAATTGAACAAAATAGCTTTGCGACATTATTTTCTCAACATAACGGGGAACCATATGCAACGCATTTACCGTTGTTGCTAAATAGGGAAACGCTCACGTTATATGGTCACTTCGCACGTCCGAATGCACAGTGGAAAGATAGTGAGAATCAGCAAGTATTAGCTATATTTCAAGGGCCGCATAGTTACATCTCTCCGTCATGGTATGAAACAAACAAAGCTGTACCAACATGGAACTATGTTGCAGTACATGTATATGGAGAGTTAGAAGTTGTTGAAGATAAACAGGAATTATTAAATTCTCTTCAAGACTTAGTACATAAATATGAAGATCCACAGAGCACCTACTCACTTGATGATGTAGACCCGGATTATATGGCAGGGTTAAGTAAGGGGATAGTTGGGTTTAAAATAAAGATAAATAAAATAGAAGGAAAAGCGAAGTTAAGTCAAAATCATTCTATAGAGAGACGGAATTTAGTTGTGGAGAAACTTGAGAAAGTTGGTAGTGAGGGGAGTAAGAGGATTGCGGAGTTGATGAGAAAATAA
- a CDS encoding GrpB family protein, with protein sequence MKQRIAIEEYDVKWESEFNKIHTLINNVMEDSIVSIEHVGSTSVKGLASKPILDIDVVIEEYEIFHEVVKKLEKIGYYHQLEWSFKGREAFGRKDAFVPWNEGNTVWMEHHLYVCDKNSEELRRHIAFRDYLREHTEVANEYGNLKEELARESKNRSSYGEGKTAFITNIFGKIN encoded by the coding sequence TTGAAGCAGAGAATTGCTATCGAAGAATATGATGTCAAATGGGAAAGTGAATTTAATAAAATACACACTCTTATTAACAATGTAATGGAAGACAGCATTGTATCTATTGAACATGTTGGGAGTACATCTGTTAAAGGGCTTGCATCAAAACCAATATTAGATATTGATGTTGTAATAGAAGAGTACGAAATTTTTCATGAGGTAGTAAAAAAACTGGAGAAGATAGGGTACTATCATCAGTTAGAATGGAGCTTTAAAGGAAGAGAAGCGTTTGGAAGAAAGGATGCGTTCGTTCCATGGAACGAGGGAAATACAGTTTGGATGGAACATCATTTATATGTGTGTGATAAAAATAGTGAAGAGTTGAGAAGGCATATAGCGTTTCGAGATTACCTGCGTGAACATACTGAAGTAGCTAATGAGTATGGAAACTTGAAGGAAGAGTTAGCAAGAGAGTCGAAAAATCGATCGAGCTATGGCGAAGGTAAAACAGCATTTATTACAAATATATTTGGAAAAATAAACTAA
- a CDS encoding DUF4260 domain-containing protein has protein sequence MQKRIVHFEGMVVFLATIYMYSIYEFSWIIFFVFLLAPDLSMLAYGINNHVGANIYNLFHTYIISILIVIIGVYCKIDIVIMIGLIWIAHIGMDRMFGYGLKYETDFKDTHIQRL, from the coding sequence ATGCAAAAACGTATTGTACATTTTGAAGGAATGGTTGTATTTTTAGCCACGATTTATATGTATTCGATATATGAATTTAGTTGGATTATATTTTTTGTATTCCTTTTAGCGCCGGATTTATCCATGTTAGCGTATGGGATCAATAATCACGTTGGTGCTAACATTTATAATTTATTTCACACATATATCATATCGATATTAATTGTTATCATAGGTGTTTATTGTAAGATAGATATAGTTATTATGATTGGTTTAATATGGATAGCACATATTGGAATGGATCGAATGTTTGGATATGGGTTGAAATATGAGACGGATTTTAAGGATACTCATATTCAACGGTTATAA
- a CDS encoding FAD-binding oxidoreductase, which translates to MEITIEHLVNELKDILPEERVVINETVRELHSKDESYHTSSLPDVVVFPKTTEEVSGIMKVASEHKRSVVPFGVGSSLEGHVIPYEKGITMDFSLMNKILEIREKDFLVRVQPGVTRSQLNKELKKYGLFFSVDPGADATLGGMAATNASGTTAVKYGVMRDQVRDLEVVLADGGIIHTGNLAAKSSSGYHLNGIFVGSEGTLGCFTELTLKVYGIPEHVMAARASFPTINDAVEAVINILQAGIPIARIELVDELSMKQVNHYNETSYREEPTLFLEFHGNEAGLKQDIEFTKEIVLDHKCIEIAFETETAARNKLWDARHNLAYSYVHSYPGKKLMSTDVCVPISELAGAIQHAKEVLDKVGLIGGILGHVGDGNFHVLLMIDTNDKEEVKKADEINESIVLYALKRGGTCTGEHGVGIGKRKYQEEEHGAALFVMEKIKKALDPQNILNPNKVFQLKDRG; encoded by the coding sequence ATGGAAATAACAATTGAGCATTTAGTAAATGAATTAAAGGATATACTTCCTGAAGAGCGAGTAGTAATAAATGAGACAGTAAGAGAGTTACATAGTAAAGATGAATCTTACCATACTAGTAGTTTACCTGATGTAGTTGTTTTTCCAAAAACGACCGAAGAGGTTAGCGGGATAATGAAAGTAGCGAGTGAGCATAAAAGATCTGTCGTTCCATTTGGGGTAGGCTCTAGTTTAGAAGGACATGTAATTCCGTATGAAAAGGGAATCACAATGGATTTTTCTCTTATGAATAAAATACTTGAAATAAGGGAGAAAGATTTTCTTGTGAGAGTACAGCCAGGAGTGACCCGCTCTCAGCTCAATAAAGAACTGAAGAAATACGGTTTGTTTTTTAGTGTAGACCCAGGAGCCGATGCAACGTTAGGTGGAATGGCTGCTACAAATGCAAGCGGAACGACAGCGGTTAAGTATGGCGTAATGCGTGATCAAGTTCGTGATTTAGAAGTGGTTCTAGCTGATGGAGGCATAATACATACGGGGAATTTAGCAGCGAAGTCATCATCAGGTTATCATTTAAATGGTATTTTCGTAGGTTCAGAAGGGACGCTTGGATGTTTTACAGAATTAACTTTAAAAGTATATGGTATACCAGAGCATGTTATGGCTGCCAGGGCATCGTTTCCAACTATAAATGATGCAGTAGAAGCTGTAATTAACATATTACAAGCAGGTATTCCAATCGCGAGAATTGAACTCGTTGATGAATTATCTATGAAACAAGTAAATCATTACAATGAAACAAGTTACAGAGAAGAACCGACGCTGTTTTTAGAGTTTCACGGCAATGAAGCAGGGTTAAAGCAAGATATTGAATTTACGAAAGAAATCGTTCTTGATCATAAATGTATAGAAATTGCGTTTGAGACGGAAACAGCAGCGAGAAATAAACTGTGGGATGCAAGACATAACTTAGCGTACTCTTACGTGCATAGTTATCCTGGTAAAAAGCTAATGAGTACAGACGTATGTGTGCCAATTTCGGAATTAGCTGGCGCAATTCAACATGCGAAAGAGGTATTAGATAAAGTAGGCCTTATTGGTGGTATTCTCGGTCATGTTGGGGATGGGAATTTCCATGTACTCTTAATGATTGACACAAATGATAAAGAGGAAGTGAAGAAGGCAGACGAAATAAACGAAAGTATCGTTCTGTATGCTCTTAAACGAGGAGGAACGTGTACAGGAGAACATGGCGTTGGAATCGGAAAACGAAAGTATCAAGAAGAAGAACATGGGGCGGCATTATTTGTAATGGAGAAAATAAAGAAAGCTCTTGATCCGCAAAATATTTTGAATCCGAATAAGGTGTTTCAATTAAAAGATAGGGGCTGA
- a CDS encoding DUF2871 family protein gives MKKLYNASFTYLIIGLLSGIFAREYGKYKGILGSTLLNLLHTHTLVLGFFFFLIALGLAKVFAFHEVKGFNKWFVLHNIALTLMLGSLAARGLLQLNGADFKGLTYIVGFSHSLMAVTLIWFMLLIKKSYKM, from the coding sequence ATGAAAAAATTATATAATGCATCGTTTACGTATTTAATTATCGGTTTATTGTCAGGAATATTTGCTAGGGAGTATGGGAAGTATAAAGGGATTTTAGGCTCTACTTTATTAAATCTTTTACATACACATACACTTGTACTTGGTTTTTTCTTCTTTTTAATTGCTTTAGGATTAGCAAAAGTATTCGCGTTTCATGAAGTGAAAGGATTTAATAAATGGTTTGTTTTACATAACATTGCATTAACTTTAATGTTAGGTTCGCTGGCAGCGAGAGGGCTTCTTCAATTAAATGGAGCGGATTTTAAAGGGTTAACGTATATTGTAGGTTTCTCTCATTCATTGATGGCAGTTACTTTAATTTGGTTTATGTTGTTAATAAAGAAGTCATATAAAATGTAG
- a CDS encoding GNAT family N-acetyltransferase — protein MIVLETERLTLRWLDIKDAPFILELVNDPAWIQFIGDKGVRNLEDAKNYIVNGPVDMYNKLGFGLYLVERKEDLTPLGMCGLIKRDSLEDVDIGFAFLEKFRSKGYGHESASAVIEYGVQKFGLKRIVAITSIDNTASGKLLEKVGLQFEKIISDSGEDLKLFGYNV, from the coding sequence TTGATAGTTCTTGAAACTGAACGACTCACTCTTCGTTGGCTCGATATAAAAGATGCTCCGTTTATTCTTGAATTAGTAAACGATCCTGCATGGATTCAGTTTATTGGCGATAAAGGGGTTAGAAACTTAGAAGACGCAAAAAATTATATCGTAAACGGACCAGTCGATATGTATAACAAACTCGGATTTGGCCTTTACTTAGTAGAAAGAAAAGAAGACCTCACGCCACTTGGCATGTGCGGTCTTATTAAAAGAGATTCATTAGAAGATGTTGATATCGGCTTTGCCTTTTTAGAAAAATTCCGTTCAAAAGGATATGGCCACGAGTCTGCTTCTGCGGTAATCGAATACGGTGTACAAAAATTTGGACTGAAACGAATTGTAGCAATTACTTCAATAGATAACACCGCCTCAGGAAAGCTTTTAGAAAAAGTAGGATTGCAGTTCGAAAAGATAATTTCAGACTCAGGAGAAGATTTAAAATTATTCGGGTATAACGTATAA
- a CDS encoding glycosyl hydrolase family 18 protein: MKLKPYIIAFSLSAILAYNTMLVSADSTEQPIVLGYTLYGTSTDSLKVTQPAMNQVSTDNFFFYADGTVQGEAPKEVLSYSQKNKIKIYAALSNFNNDINYFDENLAHNVLSNSGKRTKLINQIYNIVVKYKYDGVNIDLENIKSEDRDLLTTFVKETSKKFHGSGHSVMVSVPAKNEDDRENTWTWPFDYAQLGENVDFLQVMTYDEHGTWSQPGSTISKPWLEENLNYTTRVVDNKKIIMGIPAYGNDWDLSDKSNSKMLAWKDTNELIQKTNAKPRRDGASGSMVFTYTDKNNHKHEVWYEDETSIKQKTHYTITKNLAGVSVYAIGQENKQFWTAVSSGLK, from the coding sequence ATGAAGTTAAAACCGTACATAATCGCTTTCAGCCTATCTGCAATTCTAGCATACAATACTATGTTAGTTTCTGCCGATAGCACAGAACAACCTATTGTTCTCGGGTATACCTTATATGGTACATCCACTGATTCTCTAAAGGTAACACAACCAGCAATGAATCAAGTATCAACAGATAACTTTTTCTTTTATGCAGATGGTACTGTGCAAGGGGAAGCACCTAAAGAAGTATTGTCCTATTCGCAAAAAAATAAAATAAAAATTTATGCAGCTTTATCTAACTTTAATAATGATATTAATTACTTTGACGAGAATTTAGCTCATAACGTTCTTTCTAATTCAGGGAAAAGAACAAAATTAATAAATCAAATATATAATATAGTTGTTAAATATAAGTATGATGGCGTAAATATTGATTTAGAAAATATTAAGTCAGAAGATCGGGACTTACTTACTACTTTTGTAAAAGAGACATCAAAAAAATTCCATGGTTCAGGTCATTCTGTTATGGTATCGGTTCCTGCCAAGAATGAGGATGATCGTGAGAATACATGGACATGGCCATTTGATTATGCTCAATTAGGTGAAAATGTAGATTTTCTTCAAGTAATGACTTACGATGAACATGGTACATGGAGTCAACCAGGATCTACTATTAGTAAGCCATGGTTAGAAGAAAATCTAAATTACACTACTAGAGTGGTAGATAATAAAAAAATTATTATGGGTATCCCTGCATACGGAAATGATTGGGATTTGAGTGATAAAAGTAATAGCAAAATGCTTGCTTGGAAGGACACAAATGAACTTATTCAAAAAACAAATGCAAAACCGCGTCGTGATGGAGCGTCTGGTTCGATGGTGTTTACGTATACGGATAAAAATAATCATAAGCATGAAGTTTGGTATGAGGATGAAACAAGTATTAAACAAAAAACTCACTATACAATCACAAAGAATCTTGCAGGGGTTTCCGTTTATGCAATAGGACAGGAGAATAAACAATTCTGGACAGCAGTATCTAGTGGCTTAAAATAA
- a CDS encoding TetR/AcrR family transcriptional regulator, which yields MVSTRKQELEQMRNARRIQILDVALELALEKGLMDITIVDIVNKAKISRVTLYKYYKSIHEILFNIQIRILTELLEAEKEEVQNGTNAFEKMESMFKFISHQYQTNSSQFRFIGLFDQLYSKSYPTPELEEKYTSITGQALFTLQELIEEGIQDGSFRKDIDPRLLALTITHILLGTLYRMATRSDVYEKESIDCSDELLQTLINFLITSVSHR from the coding sequence ATGGTCTCAACACGGAAACAAGAATTAGAACAGATGCGTAATGCTAGAAGAATACAAATTTTAGATGTTGCATTGGAGTTGGCCTTAGAAAAGGGATTAATGGATATCACTATTGTGGATATCGTTAATAAAGCAAAAATTAGTAGAGTTACCCTTTACAAATACTATAAATCCATTCATGAAATTTTATTTAATATTCAAATCCGAATCTTAACAGAGTTACTAGAAGCTGAAAAAGAAGAAGTACAAAACGGAACTAACGCTTTCGAAAAGATGGAATCTATGTTTAAATTTATTAGTCATCAATATCAAACAAACTCCTCCCAATTCCGCTTCATAGGCTTGTTTGATCAATTGTATTCTAAATCGTATCCTACACCAGAGTTAGAAGAAAAATATACATCTATTACAGGGCAAGCTTTATTCACATTACAAGAATTAATCGAAGAAGGAATACAAGATGGTTCATTCCGTAAAGATATAGATCCTCGATTACTTGCCTTAACCATTACCCATATCTTATTGGGTACCTTATATCGAATGGCTACGAGAAGTGATGTGTATGAAAAAGAAAGTATTGACTGCTCTGATGAACTGTTACAAACTTTAATTAACTTTTTAATTACTTCTGTTTCTCACAGATAA
- a CDS encoding sensor domain-containing protein codes for MRKHAYVQFYVLILALIAYISFCFIFLFVFPNHYFVSDFNIRLSSLVIETTVFISLLYSILARKIKLEVFWVCIIIAIGCFLIGNFISAFQVLNVELPIQNFNISDVFLLFFLFFFLFAFFYKIMMECNKWEKAYLLCDLCIVVTAIFTLEWYLFNKPSANILFLSIGDVFLSFIFPILDLLLLLLGVTLIFRPAIFNTKSKLFIFILVLTGLAITDYLYFYLQDDLSDRSVILLRCLYRVFLLFIAIAATIPKNASSKRNYFIINPTFGKKILVIFPYLAVTVLIGFTLKEQTSSSTLIMGNCIAFVFVLIRHTIVRMQNKDLTETLKVFNNQLEQTVSQRTMDLINKSNDLVKNQERFKSLYEYHPDPILTIDSNGTVLNINQAGSMLLGKDSAVLIGKECFSIFLDEDKSELESAIKKGKRCSSSSLQLRVKNNNEKDILFWYVTIVPIMIEGQTFGSYVMVKDITRMKQQQDEINYLAFHDTVTEIGNRIFFQQELEKSIKRAQKTQDKLGLLYIDLNRFKTINDTLGHSIGDRVLKEVANRFRTCLSPTIPLARIGGDEFAIIIHNQTEQQLLDLCETLFRITEESFVVNQHSFYLSLSIGIAVYPFGGINTTTLLQHADIAMYSAKEKGNNAVCMYDETLSRKITRRLRLEQDLPNAIENNELFLLYQPQIDSKAGKVIGSEALLRWQHPELGLISPFEFIPIAEETSQIISIGKWTLQKACRQLKEWHSAGYSNLKMGINLSAIEFEQKDFVQIIISTIEEIGVPASSIDLELTERIAMVDEKETLSKLKALKSYGVHLSIDDFGTGYSSLAYLPLYPIDTLKIPREFVNRIETSTDGDEIIQTIISLAHTLNMKVIAEGVETKGQLTVLQQNACYLIQGYYYSKPVNEDEFLMFLNTMWNE; via the coding sequence TTGCGTAAACATGCATATGTGCAATTTTATGTATTGATATTGGCTTTAATAGCTTATATAAGCTTTTGCTTTATATTTTTATTTGTTTTTCCCAATCATTATTTCGTATCAGATTTTAATATCCGACTATCATCTTTAGTCATTGAAACTACTGTGTTTATCTCATTACTGTATTCTATATTAGCTAGAAAAATTAAGTTAGAAGTATTCTGGGTTTGCATTATTATTGCAATAGGGTGTTTCTTGATAGGGAATTTCATATCCGCTTTTCAAGTACTTAATGTGGAATTGCCAATACAAAATTTTAATATCTCTGATGTATTTTTGTTGTTTTTCTTATTCTTCTTTCTCTTTGCGTTCTTTTATAAAATCATGATGGAATGTAACAAGTGGGAGAAAGCGTATTTACTTTGTGATTTATGTATTGTTGTTACTGCTATTTTTACATTAGAGTGGTACCTATTTAATAAACCTTCTGCAAATATCTTATTTTTATCAATTGGAGATGTTTTTCTCTCATTTATTTTTCCGATTTTAGATTTATTGCTTCTATTACTTGGAGTTACCCTAATCTTTCGACCAGCTATTTTCAATACAAAAAGTAAATTGTTTATTTTTATCCTAGTATTAACCGGATTGGCTATTACGGACTACTTGTATTTTTATTTACAAGACGATTTATCAGATCGTTCAGTTATATTATTAAGGTGTTTGTATAGAGTTTTCCTATTATTTATCGCTATTGCTGCTACAATTCCAAAGAATGCATCTTCTAAAAGAAATTATTTTATTATTAATCCGACATTTGGAAAGAAAATTCTTGTCATTTTCCCTTATCTTGCAGTTACAGTTTTAATTGGCTTTACTTTGAAAGAGCAAACTTCTTCATCTACACTGATTATGGGAAATTGTATTGCTTTTGTATTTGTACTGATTCGTCATACAATCGTACGAATGCAAAACAAAGATTTAACTGAAACATTAAAAGTGTTTAATAATCAATTAGAACAAACAGTATCTCAAAGAACAATGGATTTAATAAACAAATCTAATGATTTGGTAAAAAATCAAGAGAGATTTAAGTCACTATATGAGTATCATCCGGATCCTATATTAACGATTGATTCAAATGGTACCGTATTAAATATAAACCAGGCTGGAAGTATGTTATTAGGAAAAGACAGTGCTGTATTAATAGGGAAAGAGTGCTTCTCTATTTTTTTAGATGAGGATAAATCTGAATTGGAATCGGCTATAAAGAAAGGAAAACGATGTAGTTCATCTTCGTTACAGTTACGTGTGAAAAATAACAATGAGAAGGATATACTCTTTTGGTATGTCACTATAGTTCCTATTATGATAGAAGGACAAACCTTTGGGAGTTATGTAATGGTAAAAGACATAACGAGGATGAAACAACAGCAGGATGAGATAAATTATCTTGCATTCCATGATACGGTGACGGAGATTGGAAATCGTATATTCTTCCAGCAAGAATTAGAAAAATCTATTAAGCGTGCACAAAAAACACAGGATAAGCTTGGGCTCTTGTATATTGATTTGAATCGCTTTAAGACTATTAATGATACACTGGGTCATTCGATTGGTGACAGGGTTTTAAAAGAAGTTGCCAACCGTTTTAGGACATGTCTGTCACCGACTATTCCTCTAGCAAGAATAGGGGGAGATGAGTTTGCGATCATTATCCATAACCAAACAGAGCAACAGCTATTGGATTTGTGTGAAACTTTATTTCGTATAACTGAAGAATCATTTGTAGTAAATCAGCATAGTTTTTACTTATCTCTTAGTATAGGAATAGCAGTGTATCCGTTTGGAGGAATAAATACTACTACACTTTTACAACATGCTGATATTGCTATGTATAGTGCAAAGGAAAAAGGTAACAATGCTGTTTGTATGTATGACGAGACATTATCTCGAAAAATAACCCGTCGATTACGATTAGAACAGGATTTACCAAATGCAATTGAAAATAATGAGTTGTTTTTATTGTATCAACCACAGATTGATAGTAAGGCAGGTAAGGTTATTGGTTCAGAGGCTTTACTACGTTGGCAACATCCAGAGCTCGGGCTGATTTCTCCTTTTGAGTTTATACCTATCGCAGAAGAAACGTCGCAGATTATTTCAATTGGGAAATGGACATTACAGAAAGCGTGTCGACAGCTGAAAGAATGGCATTCTGCGGGCTATTCAAATCTAAAGATGGGGATAAATTTATCAGCTATAGAGTTTGAACAGAAAGACTTTGTCCAAATAATTATATCGACCATAGAAGAAATAGGAGTACCTGCTAGTTCTATTGATTTGGAATTAACAGAGCGAATAGCAATGGTAGATGAAAAAGAAACTTTATCGAAGTTAAAAGCATTAAAATCATATGGTGTACATTTATCAATTGACGATTTTGGTACAGGTTATTCTTCATTAGCGTATCTGCCACTGTATCCAATTGATACTTTGAAAATTCCGAGAGAATTTGTTAATAGGATCGAAACTTCTACTGATGGAGATGAAATTATACAAACCATTATTTCACTAGCGCATACTTTAAATATGAAAGTGATAGCAGAAGGGGTGGAAACGAAGGGACAGTTAACAGTGTTACAACAAAATGCATGCTATCTAATTCAGGGCTATTATTACAGTAAACCTGTAAATGAAGATGAGTTTCTCATGTTTTTAAACACGATGTGGAATGAATAA
- a CDS encoding ATP-binding cassette domain-containing protein translates to MIKVQDLTFSYPRSFDTIFEGVNFQIDTDWKLRFIGRNGRGKTTFFNLLLGNYEYSGKILASVEFNYFPYPVADKNKLTHEILEEICPQTEDWEFLREIFYKKLIYIYGTNH, encoded by the coding sequence ATGATAAAAGTCCAAGACTTAACTTTTTCATACCCACGTAGCTTTGATACTATTTTTGAAGGTGTAAACTTCCAAATAGATACGGATTGGAAACTGAGATTTATCGGTAGAAACGGACGAGGTAAAACGACATTCTTTAATTTATTGTTAGGGAATTATGAGTATAGTGGGAAAATCCTTGCTTCGGTAGAATTCAATTACTTCCCCTATCCTGTTGCAGATAAGAACAAACTTACTCATGAAATCCTTGAAGAAATTTGTCCCCAAACAGAAGATTGGGAATTTCTACGTGAAATATTCTATAAAAAGCTCATTTATATATATGGGACGAACCACTAA
- a CDS encoding M15 family metallopeptidase yields MRIKLVGIFTCMIVILGVFIVYTNQSIGKEPEKTNYETRENSINNENNSKQNGTSNKIASSFASIQAVVNKEYGLPEDYKPKDLVVPNVPFSFSGTVEKSYLRKEAAEALEKLFLLAKQEGIQLNAVSGFRSYEYQKTLYANNVKRKGQEHTDRFSAKPGHSEHQTGLTMDVSSKSANNELELAFANTKEGKWLKENAHRAGFIIRYSKGKESITGYAYEPWHIRYVGHIAENIYKKNLTLEEYMNL; encoded by the coding sequence ATGAGAATTAAATTAGTAGGGATTTTCACTTGTATGATTGTGATACTAGGTGTCTTTATCGTTTACACCAATCAATCTATTGGTAAAGAACCAGAAAAGACAAATTATGAAACTCGTGAAAACTCCATAAATAATGAGAATAATAGTAAGCAAAATGGGACTTCAAATAAGATAGCAAGTTCTTTTGCTAGTATACAGGCTGTAGTAAATAAGGAATATGGATTGCCCGAAGACTATAAGCCAAAGGATTTAGTAGTACCGAATGTACCATTCTCATTTAGTGGAACGGTAGAAAAGAGTTATCTGCGTAAAGAAGCAGCTGAAGCGCTAGAAAAGTTATTCCTTCTAGCTAAGCAAGAGGGGATCCAGTTGAATGCTGTTTCAGGGTTTCGTTCCTATGAATATCAAAAAACTCTGTATGCCAACAATGTTAAAAGGAAAGGACAAGAGCATACGGATCGTTTCTCGGCAAAGCCTGGACATAGTGAACATCAAACAGGATTAACGATGGACGTTTCATCTAAAAGTGCAAATAATGAACTAGAGCTAGCGTTTGCGAACACGAAGGAAGGCAAATGGTTGAAAGAAAATGCGCATCGTGCAGGATTTATCATTCGTTATTCTAAGGGGAAGGAAAGTATTACAGGTTATGCATATGAACCTTGGCATATTCGCTATGTAGGACATATTGCTGAAAATATATATAAGAAAAACCTGACTTTAGAAGAATATATGAATCTGTGA